GAGTTCAGTCAAGATTCAGGAAAAGATAAATTGGGAAATTTGCTAAAAAAATTAAAATGAAAATTTCTTCAGACCAGCTGATCCTCGATCTTCAAAATACCGTCCGAAATGCCATTCAGACTACAGAAAACATAAAAAATAAATCTGAAAATGATCTAAATTTCAGAACTTCTGAAAACAGCTGGAGCGTTCTGGAATGTCTGGAACATCTCAACCGTTACGGCAGCTTTTATATTCCTGAGATTACCCGCCGGATCTCAGCCTCAAAAACTTCTGCTCAGCCTGTATTTACTTCCGGAATTTTAGGAAACTATTTTGCCAACAGCATGCTTCCCAAAGAAAAATTAAATACCATGAAAACTTTAAAAAGTATGAATCCTATCCACAGTCAGTTGAACAAAAATACAGTGGATGAATTTATCAGACAGCAGTATCAGTTGCTGGACCTTTTGGAAAAAGCAAAAAATATCGACCTGAACAGAACCAAAACAAGCATAAGTATTTCGAAATGGATCAAATTGAAATTAGGCGATACGTTCAGGTTTGTCATCAATCATAATCTAAGACATCTTGTACAGGCGGAAAACGTTCTGAAGAATATCTGATAAATTGATGTGGAGATTCCGGAAATTGATTACCTTTAATTCAATGGAAATCATCTACCGAAAAATCATACAGACCCCATTGGGCGAAATGGCAGCCTGTGCCGTAGATCAGGGAGTCTGCCTGCTTGAATTCACCGACCGGAAAAATATTGAGAAACAGTTTACGTCTTTATCAACAATTTTAAAAGCTGAAATTAAAGAAGGAGACCATTCTCATTTTCAACAGTTGGAACAGGAACTGAAAGAATACTTTGACGGAAAAAGAAATTACTTTGAAGTACCTCTTTATACTACCGGGACAGCGTTTCAGGAAAAAGTATGGCAGCTGCTCCGCGAGATCCCGATGGGAGAGATCAGAACCTATAAGCAACAGTCTGAATTTTTAGGAAATCCTAAGGCTATCCGGGCTGTAGGAACCGCCAACGGAATCAATAAAATCGCTATTCTGATCCCTTGCCACCGCGTTATTGGTTCAAACGGTGAGCTGGTGGGCTATGCCGGAGGAATCTGGAGAAAACAAAAATTATTGGAGCTAGAAAAGGCTATTTTGTTTTGATTTTTGTAATTTTATGCAAAATTTTACACGTGAAAAAATTATTAGCAGCACTTTGCATATCAGTTTCAACATTCAGTTTTGCGCAGGATTATTCTGTGCCGGCAGCCAGCCCGCGCCAGAAAGTAGAACAGCAGTTTTCAATGTCTAAGATCTCTATCGATTACGGAAGACCGGGAGTGAAAGGGCGTAAGATATTCGGAGAACTTGTTCCTTACGGACAGGTTTGGAGAGCGGGAGCCAACTCTTCTACGAAAATTACATTCGGACAATCCGTTAACTTTGGAGGAAAAATGGTTCCTGCAGGAACATATGGTCTTTTCATTGTTCCTACTGAAAAAGAATGGAAAGTTATTTTAAATAAAGATTTCCAGCAGTGGGGAGCTTATACCTACGACCCTAAGCAGGATGTGGTAGATGTTACTGTACCGGTAAATAAATTGGCAGACAAGCAGGAATGGTTTGAAATTACCCTGAATCCTACCGATGAAAACTCAGGAAACTTAGTGATTAAATGGGATATGGCTCAGGCAGAGGTTGCTTTAAAACCAGCAAAACCAGATGCTGTGATCAAAATTTCAGATAAGCTGAAAGAAATTAAGAAAATTGAGTCTGACGCTGCAAAAACAAAAAGCTAAACTATGAATTTTTCTGTACAGCCTGTATTGGAAAATCAGGAATACCAATTAATCCCCTTACAGCAAGGGGATTTTGAGTCTTTATATGAAGTGGCTTCCGATCCGAAAGTATGGGAACAGCATCCCAATAAAGACCGCTACAAAAGAGAAGTCTTTGAAAGTTTTTTCAAAGGAGCAATGGAAAGTAAAGGAGCTTTTAAAATTGTTGAAAAAGCTACCGGAAATATATTGGGAAGCAGCCGGTACTACGATTTTGATGAAAATGACAGTCATATTTTCATCGGCTACACTTTCTACGGAACACAATCGTGGGGGAAAGGAATCAATCCTCAGGTAAAAAAGCTGATGCTGGATTATATCTTTCAGTTTGTAGATAAAGTACATTTCCATATCGGAAAAGAAAACTTCCGTTCACAGACGGCTTTAGAAAGACTTGGAGGAGAAAAAATTGCTGAAGAAGAAGTGGCCTATTTTGCCGAACCCACCAGAACCAATTTTGTATATGAAATAAAAAAAGAAAACTGGATATGAAAAAATATAAAATCCAAAAATCTCCGTTTGTGGTTCCTACTACAGACGGAAAATTAATTGAAGAACACTGGGGAAACTCAACCGGAAACAGCGGAGTTTCTATTGCTCACATGGTAGCTCCTCCGGATTGGAGCGAGCCCCATCAAACCCCTGAGTTTGATGAATTCACTTACATTATTTCCGGAAAAAAACAGTTTGAAATAGATGGTGAAATTGTTGTTCTTGAAAAAGGACAAAGTATTTTAGTGGAAAAAGGAGCAAGAGTACGCTACAGCAACCCGTTTTCTGAAGCCTGCGAATACCTTGCAGTTTGCCTTCCTGCTTTTTCTATAGAGCTGGTCAACAGAGAAGAGATTTAATAATGTAGCAATGTAACAATGCAGCAATGTCTTTATGATGGCTTAATCATTGGCTATTGCTGCATTGAAATATTTTTATACCTCCTTATTTGAATAATTTTTATAAGTTCGCGGCGCTAAAAAATGATTAGCACCCTTTAATTTATTCAAAAACTATGAAAATCAAATTATCAGTTATCGCCCTGGTAGGGATTTCGCTTTCTTCCACTTCATGTGCAACAATTTTTACGGGAACCCAGGATAAAATAACATTTAATTCTACTCCTGAAGGAGCAAAAGTATTCCATAAAGGAATTGAAAAATGTACCACTCCGTGTACTGTTAAAATCGAGAGAGCGTTAAGCAAGCAAACCGTTACATTTGAAAAGGAAGGCTTTGAGAACCAAGAGGTAAAACTGGTAAAGAATTTTAATGCCGTTACCCTTCTGAATATCATTCTTGGTGGTGCCATCGGTGTTGGAATTGATGCGGCCACAGGTTCTCTGACCAAGTATTCTCCAAAGCAATATGATGTTGAACTGAAAGCAAACCAGCAGTAGTAAAATATAACAATGTACCAATGATAACGCTTATTGGTACATTGTTACACTGAAATGAAACTTATTTCAGAATCTCCTTCAGAAACATCAGCGTATGATTCCAGGCTCTTTTGGCCATAACTTCATTATAATCCGGTGATTTTGGATCTGTAAAAGTATGCTTTGAGTGGGCATATGTGATGATCTGCCAGTCGGCATTCCCCTCATTCATTTCTTTAATGAGGTTATTGTAATCTTCAGGTGTTACCCCTTTATCATCAGCCGGGTTTTCAACAAGAATCTTAGCACCGATGGGGCCATTTTTTCTCGTCTGATCCTTACCCAGACTTCCATGGATGGAAACAGCACCTGCAACAGGAAGGCTTCCCCGCGCAGATTCCAGAGCTCCCGTTCCTCCGAAACAATAGCCAATCACAGCAATTTTTGCAGGAATAGCTCCATTTTTCTTAAGCTGCTCCAGTGCCAGAGAAATTCTTTTCTGATAAGCATCGTAATTTTTCTTATAATATCCGGATGTCTTGGCTGCACTTTCATTATCAGCCGGAATGTTTCCCTCTCCGTAAATATCAGCAATAAAAGCAATATAGCCTTGCTTTTCAAGTTCAGCAGCAGCCGTTTTTGCTTCCTGATCAATACCTTTCCAGGCAGGGAGAATCAATACGCCGGGCAGTTTTTTTCCGGCATTGGAAGTGATCATTCCATTAAGCTTTTGGCCGCCGTCCTGATAAGATACAGGTTTAAGGTTTTGGCCGAAAAGGGTTCCTGAAGCTACTATCATTGTAGTGGCTAAAGCTGAGCGTAGGGAAAATCTAGTTTTGGTAAGACTCCCATGTATTGTTTTTATACTCATAAGTTATCTTATTATTTATGCCATTTATGTAATCTGTAACTTCAATTTTATAAGGATTTTTGAAATGTACGTTTATAGGTATAGGGATATATGGATTCCCTTTTCCTGTCGCAGGTATCTTGATTCTCTTTGCTTGCTGATCATAATATCTGATCATATAACTAAAGGTAGGTTCACCGATAATTTCACGGTAGATATCAAAATCTTCACGGGGTATTTCAGTTGAAAAATAAAGATTTTTATTATATTTTTTTAAAAGATATTGAATAAAACTTTTATTCCAGAATTTACCCACGAGAAAGTTGTATTCCTTATAACGGTCAAAAAAATCGTCTTTTATGCCTTCGGGAATATTTTGTGCATAGTAAATATCAAGAAAAGTATTCTTATCCATCAGTTCTTTTTTGGATCTTTTTTTCATCATGTCATCCACAATCTTTTTGTTGATGGTATTGTAGATCTGTTCAATATCTCCATTTAAAGCAGCATCAAAGTTCTTCATCTTTTCAGGAGGATACAGTTTGCCCAATTCACAAAGCTGTTGGGAACATCCGTTTCGTTCAGGAACTCCCGGAATGGTAGGGCAGGCATCATCCTTATCCAGGATTCCGTCACCATCTATATCCGTCCACGGGCAGCCGTTATTTTCAGAAGGTCCGGACACATTAGGACACCTGTCGTCCTTATCTGGTATACCATCCTGATCCGCATCTTGCCACGGGCAGCCGTTATTTTCTGAAGGACCAGTTTCTTGAGGACATTTGTCCAGATAATACAGAATATGGTCCTGATCTTCATCCGAAAGACATATTTTCTTACTGAATTCTTTACGGCATTTTTTGAAATCCTCTTGGTTCTCTATATTCTGTGCCTGAAAAAAAGTTCCTGCTAATATCCATAAAATTACAAATTTTCTCATATTCAAAATAATAAATCTTTGTTTGAATAACGAAATCGGGTTATGGGGTCTCAGTTTTCAGCAGCTCCCATTGGTTGTTTTTATATTCATAGGTTATTGTAATTCCGGTTTTAGGATTTCCCGTCTTAATTAGGTAAGGGCTAATAAATTCTACTGTAACAGGTATTGATAACCCTAACGTACTTTTTTGCCTGCCGGGGATTTTTATTTTCATGAGTTCCGGGTCGTAATATTGGGTGATATAATCAGAAGTTTCATCACCAATGACAGCCGGATCGCGGAAAGCTTTAAAGTCTTCCCTCGGAAACTTTGTTGAAAGAATAATTTCTTTACCGTACTTTTTCCGGACATATTCCAGAACCTCTTTGTTCCAGAATTTTGTAATTAAAAAGTTGTATTCCGGAGTGCTTCCGTCATTACAGGAATGCTCATCAAAATACGCCTGATTATTCAAATATTTGATATAAATATAGGTGTTTTTATCATTCAGATCTTTTTTAGACCTTTTTTGGATGAGGTTATCCAGGGCCGTTTTATTGATTTTAGTATATATTTTTTCAATATCCCTGTAATCTGTTTTAAATTTTTCAAATCTTGCCTGAGCTTTTTCCCAGAATTCTTTGCAGTCCTGTTTTTTGAAAGTCTCTTTACCTTCTATATTTTGGGCATGATAAGAAGTTCCTGAGAGTATCAGTAAAAATAAAATTTTCTTCATGGTTATAAAAAATCCTCAGTCTAAAGTAATGAAAATAACTTAGATTGAGGATTAATGTCTTGTTTAGAAATGAAATACAATCAGAATAGTACACCCAAACCAGCCAGCTCTTGTCTGAGGTCCGTATCCGGATTGATCTGGATGGTATGGAAGCCCAATGATTGAGCAGCTTCAATATTTTTAGGATTATCATCAATGAAAACAGATTCTTGTGCATGAATGTTATACCTTTCCAATAAAACATGCCATATCTTCGGATCTGGTTTAATTAGTTTTTCAGTTCCTGAAACCACAATTTTCCCCT
This region of Chryseobacterium vaccae genomic DNA includes:
- a CDS encoding DinB family protein: MKISSDQLILDLQNTVRNAIQTTENIKNKSENDLNFRTSENSWSVLECLEHLNRYGSFYIPEITRRISASKTSAQPVFTSGILGNYFANSMLPKEKLNTMKTLKSMNPIHSQLNKNTVDEFIRQQYQLLDLLEKAKNIDLNRTKTSISISKWIKLKLGDTFRFVINHNLRHLVQAENVLKNI
- a CDS encoding methylated-DNA--[protein]-cysteine S-methyltransferase, which encodes MEIIYRKIIQTPLGEMAACAVDQGVCLLEFTDRKNIEKQFTSLSTILKAEIKEGDHSHFQQLEQELKEYFDGKRNYFEVPLYTTGTAFQEKVWQLLREIPMGEIRTYKQQSEFLGNPKAIRAVGTANGINKIAILIPCHRVIGSNGELVGYAGGIWRKQKLLELEKAILF
- a CDS encoding PEGA domain-containing protein encodes the protein MKIKLSVIALVGISLSSTSCATIFTGTQDKITFNSTPEGAKVFHKGIEKCTTPCTVKIERALSKQTVTFEKEGFENQEVKLVKNFNAVTLLNIILGGAIGVGIDAATGSLTKYSPKQYDVELKANQQ
- a CDS encoding dienelactone hydrolase family protein codes for the protein MSIKTIHGSLTKTRFSLRSALATTMIVASGTLFGQNLKPVSYQDGGQKLNGMITSNAGKKLPGVLILPAWKGIDQEAKTAAAELEKQGYIAFIADIYGEGNIPADNESAAKTSGYYKKNYDAYQKRISLALEQLKKNGAIPAKIAVIGYCFGGTGALESARGSLPVAGAVSIHGSLGKDQTRKNGPIGAKILVENPADDKGVTPEDYNNLIKEMNEGNADWQIITYAHSKHTFTDPKSPDYNEVMAKRAWNHTLMFLKEILK
- a CDS encoding GNAT family N-acetyltransferase, whose product is MNFSVQPVLENQEYQLIPLQQGDFESLYEVASDPKVWEQHPNKDRYKREVFESFFKGAMESKGAFKIVEKATGNILGSSRYYDFDENDSHIFIGYTFYGTQSWGKGINPQVKKLMLDYIFQFVDKVHFHIGKENFRSQTALERLGGEKIAEEEVAYFAEPTRTNFVYEIKKENWI
- a CDS encoding DUF2911 domain-containing protein, with translation MKKLLAALCISVSTFSFAQDYSVPAASPRQKVEQQFSMSKISIDYGRPGVKGRKIFGELVPYGQVWRAGANSSTKITFGQSVNFGGKMVPAGTYGLFIVPTEKEWKVILNKDFQQWGAYTYDPKQDVVDVTVPVNKLADKQEWFEITLNPTDENSGNLVIKWDMAQAEVALKPAKPDAVIKISDKLKEIKKIESDAAKTKS
- a CDS encoding cupin domain-containing protein; the encoded protein is MKKYKIQKSPFVVPTTDGKLIEEHWGNSTGNSGVSIAHMVAPPDWSEPHQTPEFDEFTYIISGKKQFEIDGEIVVLEKGQSILVEKGARVRYSNPFSEACEYLAVCLPAFSIELVNREEI